A region from the Triticum aestivum cultivar Chinese Spring chromosome 3D, IWGSC CS RefSeq v2.1, whole genome shotgun sequence genome encodes:
- the LOC123080290 gene encoding stearoyl-[acyl-carrier-protein] 9-desaturase 2, chloroplastic, producing MASRMALRPHGVTPPLAAGRGGRRNGSVRVLAVASSASAKIESKKTFAPPKEVHVQVTHSMPPQKMEIFQSLDGWARDNLLLHLKPVEKCWQPQDFLPDPASDGFHDEVKELRERAKEIPDDYLVCLVGDMITEEALPTYQTMLNTLDGVRDETGASPTAWAVWTRAWTAEENRHGDLLNKYLYLTGRVDMRQIEKTIQYLIGSGMDPRTENNPYLGFIYTSFQERATFISHGNTARHAKDFGDLKLAQICGIIASDEKRHETAYTKIVEKLFEIDPDGTVLALADMMRKKIAMPAHLMFDGQDEKLFDHFSMVAQRLGVYTARDYADILEFLVGRWKVPELTGLSGEGHKAQDYLCTLAGRIRKLDERAQSRAKQAGKMPFSWVYGREVQM from the exons ATGGCCTCCAGGATGGCGCTCCGCCCCCACGGCGTCACGCCCCCGCTCGCCGCCGGCCGCGGAGGCCGCAGGAACGGCAGCGTCAGGGTCCTCGccgtcgcctcctccgcctccgctaA GATTGAGAGCAAGAAGACCTTTGCTCCTCCAAAGGAGGTTCATGTCCAGGTTACACATTCAATGCCACCTCAGAAGATGGAAATATTCCAGTCTCTTGATGGTTGGGCTAGAGATAATCTGTTGCTGCATCTTAAGCCAGTTGAGAAGTGTTGGCAGCCACAGGATTTCCTCCCTGATCCAGCATCTGATGGATTTCACGATGAAGTTAAGGAACTCAGAGAACGTGCCAAGGAAATTCCTGATGATTATCTTGTTTGTTTGGTTGGAGACATGATTACAGAGGAAGCCCTTCCTACATACCAGACTATGCTTAACACCCTCGATGGTGTCCGAGATGAAACAGGTGCAAGCCCCACTGCTTGGGCTGTTTGGACGAGGGCATGGACTGCTGAGGAGAATAGGCATGGTGACCTCCTGAACAAGTATCTGTACCTCACTGGGAGAGTGGACATGAGGCAAATTGAGAAGACAATTCAGTATCTTATTGGCTCTGGAATG GACCCTAGGACAGAGAACAACCCATATCTGGGCTTCATCTACACCTCCTTCCAAGAGCGTGCAACCTTCATCTCCCATGGAAACACCGCTCGCCATGCCAAGGACTTCGGTGACCTGAAGCTCGCACAGATCTGCGGCATCATCGCCTCGGATGAGAAGCGGCACGAGACTGCATACACCAAGATTGTGGAGAAGCTGTTTGAGATTGATCCTGATGGCACCGTGCTTGCTCTGGCCGACATGATGAGGAAGAAGATCGCAATGCCAGCCCACCTGATGTTTGATGGGCAGGACGAGAAGCTGTTCGACCATTTCTCCATGGTGGCGCAGAGGCTCGGCGTTTACACCGCCAGGGACTACGCCGACATCCTCGAGTTCCTCGTTGGCAGGTGGAAGGTCCCTGAACTGACCGGCCTTTCCGGCGAGGGGCACAAGGCCCAGGACTACCTCTGCACCCTCGCCGGAAGGATCCGGAAGCTAGACGAGAGGGCCCAGTCGAGGGCCAAGCAAGCCGGTAAGATGCCCTTCAGCTGGGTCTATGGTAGGGAGGTGCAGATGTGA